A stretch of Leptospira sp. WS39.C2 DNA encodes these proteins:
- a CDS encoding type II toxin-antitoxin system RelE/ParE family toxin, which produces MAKEIIWSLRAKADLQDIHDYINKDSEIYALSVINRIISTVENIPQFPLMGRVVPEFNLENLRERISGNYRVVYRINKSQNIEIVTIHHSARTLK; this is translated from the coding sequence ATGGCGAAAGAAATAATTTGGTCTCTAAGAGCTAAGGCTGACTTACAGGATATACATGATTATATAAATAAAGATTCTGAAATTTATGCATTGAGTGTAATCAATAGAATTATCAGCACTGTTGAAAATATTCCTCAATTTCCCTTAATGGGAAGAGTAGTTCCAGAATTTAATTTAGAAAATCTAAGGGAACGAATTTCTGGTAATTATAGGGTTGTTTACCGGATTAATAAATCTCAGAATATTGAAATTGTTACAATTCATCATTCAGCAAGAACATTAAAGTAA
- a CDS encoding methylenetetrahydrofolate reductase encodes MNQILLEVVPRDVSVVLQEVNYVKNNFNQISGINIPDLLRFDNRSWAVASLIQPIFPNVIPHLRAIDFDLDHCEGIIETLKQSKISTVVGIKDEFDYIEMKKDAGADGFLTQPFFDMRLVDIFTEKLKGMEVYIGVSPVITEKSQSYWESRNRAYFPKDFKPNMEWNVKFAKEVISYCSKNGMNAYLMPIRINLEEYLPRVFR; translated from the coding sequence TTGAATCAAATTTTATTAGAAGTTGTGCCGCGGGATGTTTCTGTTGTTTTACAGGAAGTCAATTATGTAAAAAATAATTTTAATCAAATTTCTGGAATCAATATTCCTGATCTACTTCGTTTTGACAATAGAAGTTGGGCAGTAGCTTCATTGATACAACCAATTTTTCCAAATGTGATTCCACACCTACGTGCCATCGATTTTGATTTAGATCACTGTGAAGGAATCATCGAAACCTTAAAACAATCGAAAATCTCTACTGTTGTTGGGATCAAAGATGAATTTGATTATATAGAGATGAAAAAAGACGCAGGCGCCGATGGATTTTTGACCCAACCATTTTTTGATATGAGACTGGTTGATATATTCACTGAAAAACTGAAAGGGATGGAAGTGTATATCGGTGTTAGTCCCGTGATCACTGAAAAATCGCAAAGTTATTGGGAATCTAGGAATAGAGCATATTTTCCAAAAGATTTTAAACCTAATATGGAATGGAATGTGAAGTTTGCAAAAGAAGTGATTTCATATTGTTCCAAGAATGGAATGAATGCCTATCTTATGCCAATTCGTATCAATTTAGAGGAATATTTGCCTCGGGTATTTCGTTGA